GCCAGGATCGTCGATGCCGTGGATGCTTCGGCCGAGAACCCCTGCGCGGGCTTGACATCGGTCAAGCCCTTGCCGAGCGTGCGGATGATGCGCCACCCGCCCATGTACGTGCCGAGGGCGATCGTGAACGCACACGCGACGATGACCCACGTCTGCGGCTCATGGTGCGCAGCGGACTGCCATCCCACGGTGATCAGCGCGAGGGTGATGACGCCCATCGTCTTCTGCGCATCGTTGGTGCCGTGCGCCAGGGCGACGAGTGAGGAGGTGAAGATCTGACCCCACCGGAAGCCATCGCGCCCGTCGGGCTTGCTGTCGTAGCGACGGGTGACCGCATAGGCGATCTTCGTCGCCGTGAACGCGATGAGCCCCGCTGTCAGCGGTGCGATCAGGGCCGGCAGCACGACCTTCGACATCACGGTGCCGAAATCGATCGCCGCGGCGCTCGCCCCGACGAGCGTCGCTCCGATCAGTCCGCCGAACAATGCGTGCGATGAGCTGGACGGCAGCCCCAGCAGCCACGTGAGCATGTTCCACGTGATCGCGCCGATGAGACCCGCGAAGATGATCGCGGGGAAGATCGCCGCCGATATCTCGTCCTCGCGGATGATGCCGCCCGAGATCGTCTTGGCCACTTCGGTGGACAGGAATGCGCCGACGAGGTTCAGTCCGGCCGCCAGGAGAACGGCGACCTTGGGCTTGAGCGCGCCCGTCGCGATGGGGGTGGCCATCGCGTTCGCGGTGTCGTGGAATCCGTTGGTGAAATCGAAGAACAGCGCCAGTGCGATGACGAGCACGACGATGAGGGCTGCGGTCTCCACAGTTCGCTTTCAGTCGTTTTGGGTGGGGAGGATGCCGAAGAGAATCGGCGGTGCGAACGAACAGTTCACCGTGGGTTCATGTTCCGGCAACCGGACCGTTGAAATCTTCGCACATCCGACCCCGATCGCAGAACCTGGGCGACCGGTTTCAGAGCGCTTCCATAGGCGCGTGTCGCGTAGCGTGGAGCGATGACCAGCCCGGACCTCACCGCCCCTGTCGCACCCACCCGTCCGTTCACTCGCAGCCACCACGGCGACGACGTCGCCGACCACTACGAATGGCTGCGCGCGAAGGACGACGAAGTTGTGATCGCGCATCTGAAGGACGAGAACGCCTACACCCACTCGCGGACGGCGCACCTGGCCGGGCTGCGCGAGGACATCTTCCAGGAGATGAAGCAGCGCACCCTCGAGACCGATCTCTCGGTGCCCACCCGGCGCGGGAACTGGTGGTATTACAGCCGCACCGTGGAGGGTTCGCAGTACGGCATCCACTGCCGCGCTCCCCTGGCCGACCCCGACGACTGGACTCCTCCGGAACTCACCGCCGACACCGAAATCGACGGCGAGCAGGTGATGCTCGACGGCAACGTCGAGGCGGAGGGGCACGAGTTCTTCTCGCTCGGCAGCTTCGATACCTCCACCGACGGCACGCGCCTGCTCTACGGCGTCGATCTGGCCGGCGACGAGCGCTACACGCTGCGCATCCGCGATCTGTCCACCGGCACGGACCTCGCCGACGTCGTCCCGAACACCTCGGCCGGCGCCTCCTTCTCCCCCGACGGCCGGTTCGTGGTCTACACGACCATGGACGACGCGTGGCGCCCTGACACGGTCTGGCTGCACGAAGTGGGAACGGATGCCGCGGCCGATCAGCAGCTGTTCCACGAGCCCGACGAGCGCTACTGGGTCGGCGCCGGGTTCACGCGCAGCGACAAGTACCTCATGATCGGCGTGGGTTCGTCGATCACGTCCGAGGAGTTCCTCGTCCCCGCCGACGACCTGCGCGCGCAGCCGAGGTCGGTGTGGCCGCGCCGCGAGGGGGTCGAGTATGAGTCGACCCATGCCGTCGTGGACGGCGAGGATGTGCTGTACATCCTGCACAACGACGGGGCCCTCGATTTCGAGTTGGTGCGGGTTGCGGCATCCACCCCCGACGGCGAGCGCGAGATCGTCCTCCCCCACCTGCCGGGCCGCCGACTGCTGGACATGTCGGCGTTCCGCGACTGGGGCACCGTCGCGTACCGGCGCGACGGGATCGTGCGGATGGGCTTGCTCGACTACGGCACCGGCGCGGTGCGCGAGCTGGACTTCGACGAGCCGCTGTACACGGTGGGCGCCTCGGGCAATCCGGAGTGGGCGCCGCCGATGATCCGGCTCGGCTACGGCTCGTTCGTGACCCCGGGCACCGTCTACGACTACGTCGTGGACACTGCCGAGCTGCTGCTGCGCAAGCGTCAGCCGGTGCTCGGCGGATTCGACCCGGCCGACTACGGCCAGGAGCGGGTGTGGGCGGTCACCGAAGACGGTGTGCGCGTGCCGGTCTCGCTCGTGTGGAAGCGATCGTTCGGCGCTCCCGGCGACGGGCCGCGGCCGGTGCACCTGTACGGCTACGGATCGTACGAGCATTCCATCGATCCGGGATTCTCGATCGCTCGGCTGTCGCTGCTGGACCGGGGGGTCGTCTTCGCCGTCGCGCACGTGCGCGGGGGCGGCGAGATGGGCAGGCAGTGGTACGAGGACGGCAAGCTGCAGTCCAAGCGCAACACGTTCACGGACTTCGTCGCCGTCGCCCGGCACCTGGTCGACGCCGGGTACACGACGCCCGACCGGATGGTCGCCGAAGGCGGCTCGGCGGGCGGGCTGCTGATGGGCGCCGTCGCAAACCTCGCGCCGGAGCTGTTCGCCGGGATCCTCGCCGACGTGCCCTTCGTCGATGCGCTGACCACGATCCTCGACCCCTCGCTGCCGTTGACGGTCATCGAGTGGGACGAGTGGGGCGACCCGCTGCACGACGCCGGTGTCTACGAGTACATGAAGTCGTACACGCCGTACGAGAACGTGCGCGCAGGGGTGCAGTATCCGCGGATTCTCGCGGTCACCTCGCTCAACGACACCCGGGTGCTCTACGTGGAGCCGGCCAAGTGGGTCGCGCGGCTGCGCGAGGTCGGCGCCGACGCGCTGCTCAAGTGCGAGATGGTCGCCGGGCACGGCGGCGTGAGCGGTCGGTACAACGCCTGGCACCAGCGCGCGTTCGAGCTCGCCTGGCTGCTGGACGTGCTGGGTCTCGCCGCCTGAGCCTGGGCGTGGTCCGGTGCCTCTTGGCGCCACCCCCGGCATCCCCTCCCCTCAGTCACGGAGACAGGAGAAGTCACCGGCACAGGACATGTGATCGATAACACCTCCTGTGCTCGCGATTTCTCCTCTCTGAGGGAGTTGCCGGCCGCCGCGTCACCGGCGGGCGGGCGCGAGGTGGAGACCCTGGGCCATCGCGGTGGCCACGGTCGTGAGGACCTCATCGGCGCAGAAGAGCACCTGGTAGTAGTCGAACCGGAGCACCGTGTATCCGAGCAGCACCAGGCGGGCGTCGGCGCGAAGGTCGCGGCGGCGATCGGCGGCCTGGTGGTGGGCGAACCCGTCGAGCTGGACCACCAGCGTCTCGCCCACGAGCGCGTCGACCGGATGCCCGTCGATCCACACCTGCTGCCGAACCGAGACACCGATCGATCTCATCAGGTGCGCGAAGCGGGTCTCCAGCCCCGAATCGGACAGGTCCGACGCCACCTTCGCCAGCATGCGAGCCCGCGTGCTGCGCCAGGCGACCCGTTCGAGGACCTGCGCCGACACCCGCCCCTGGCGGATCGCCGATTCCCAGACGCTGAGTGCGTCGATCACGGCGACACAGCGAGCGGCGTGGAACAGGACGTTGATGACCGGATCTGCGACCTCGCTCGCACCGACGGGCATGGGGCCACGTGACCAGTGCAGCCGCAGTCCCGCAGAGTCGATTCCCGACGCGGTGGGCGGCAGCGCCAGGTGGAGGTGTTCGTGGGAGGGAGTCCACAAGTTCAGTCGCTGGGCCCCGGTCAGACAGGTGACTCGCCCGCCCGCTTGGGCTGCGCGGCGGAGCTCAGGGTCCGCATCCGGCGTCGCGAGCCAGGACCGTCGCACCCACCGCACCGCGCCCGCCGCGAGCGCCGAACGGATGCCGTGTGTGGTGAACCCGGCGGCGCGGAGCGGTTGAGTGTGTGCGACGCCACCGCGAGCGGCGAGCCAGGTGCGCATCTCCTCGATCGTCCGCATGGCGCCCAGCCTGGTCGCTGTTTCACCCCGGTCGCACCGCGAGCGGCCGATCTGTGGATGGATCTGACATCCATCCACCTGTGCAGGAAGCTTCGCGCCCCGGCCAGCGCGTCGCCGGTGCAGGCGGAGTCACCGGTACAGGAGAAGTCACCCGTGCAGGAGAAGTCACCAGCGCAGGAGAAATCACCGGTACAGGAGAAATCACCGGTACAGGAAAAGTCACCGGTACACGAGAAGTCACCGGTGCAGGAGAAGTCGCCGGTGCAGGAGAAGTCACCGACATAGGAGATGACAACGGTCACACGTCCTGTGCCGGTGATTTCTCCGGTGTTCGCGATGCGCGTGGCGCCAGAGATGAGTGGATGCCGGTGACACGGCCCGTCTCGACCATTTCGCCTGTCTGCGCGACGCGCGACGCGCGGCGACGCGCTGCATCATCCGAACGTGGAGATGCGGCGGGGATCACCCGAACAGCGCGGCGGCCTCTTCGTAGCGGTACAGCGGCACGGTGTTGAGCTCGCCGAGGGCCTCGTCGAACGGCACGCGGACGATGTCGGTGCCCTTCAGGGACACCATCTGGCCCCAGGCGCCGTCGACGATGGCGTCGGCGGCGTGCAGGCCCAGGCGGGTCGCGAGCACCCGGTCGAAGCCCGACGGCGAGCCGCCACGCTGAATGTGGCCCAGCACGGTGGAGCGGGTCTCGATCCCCGTGAGGCGCTCGATCTCGGGGGCGAGCACCTCGCCGATGCCACCCAGCCGCGGACGGTTGAAGGCGTCGAGGCCCTTGTCGCTGTACGCCTCGTCCATGCCGGTGAGGGTGAAGCCCTCCGACACGACGACCAGCGGCGCGCGGCCGCGATCGTGGGCCTTGGTGACCTGGGCGACGATCTCGTCGATCGACATGGGAACCTCGGGGATGCAGATGACGTGCGCCCCGGCGGCGACGCCGGAGTGCAGGGCGATCCAGCCGACGTGACGACCCATGACCTCGGCGATCATGCAGCGCTGGTGCGAGTCGCCGGTGGTGCGGAGCCGGTCCATCGCGTCGGTCGCGATGTTGACGGCGGTGTCGAAACCGAACGAGTAGTCGGTGGCGCGCAGGTCGTTGTCGATGGTCTTCGGCACGCCCATGACGTTGATGCCGTCGTTGTACAGGCGGTTCGCCGCCGCGAGGGTGCCCTCGCCGCCGATCGCGATGATGCCGTCGATGCGGTGCCCGTAGAGGGTCTTTGCGATGTTCTCGGCACCGCCGCGCGGCCCCTCGTACGGATTGGTGCGGCTCGTGCCGAGGATCGTCCCGCCGACCTTCGACAGGCCCTTCACCTCGTGGCGCGTGAGGGGGAAGAAGTCACCGTCGACCACGCCGCGCCAGCCGTCGCGGATGCCCACGAACTCGATGTTGTACGTGGTCGTGCCCTTCAGCACGACGCCGCGGATGACGGCGTTCAGGCCGGGGCAGTCGCCGCCGCTGGTGAGGATGCCGATCTTCATGGTGTGAGGATCCTTCGTTATTCGGGGAACTCGATACGGCGTCGTCGCCTCGGTTTGAGACTATCGCCGTGAGGCTCTCGCGTGCCACACCAGGAGCCGTGCCTACGCCTTGCCCACGCGTGTGCACCCGGCGCCGGCGCGGCCGCCTCGAACAGCGCCCGCCGGCCTCGCTCGAGCCGCCGGCGCTACGCGGCGCCGAGCGACTGGCGCAGCAGGTGCATGAGCGCGGACATCTGCACCGAGTCGCTCGAGGTCGGGTCGACGGCCTCGCCGTCCAGCGCGCGCGCGGCCAGGCCCTGCTTCGAGTCGATGAGCTCGGCGATCTTGGTGTCGATCGTGTGCGC
This DNA window, taken from Microbacterium invictum, encodes the following:
- a CDS encoding inorganic phosphate transporter; this encodes METAALIVVLVIALALFFDFTNGFHDTANAMATPIATGALKPKVAVLLAAGLNLVGAFLSTEVAKTISGGIIREDEISAAIFPAIIFAGLIGAITWNMLTWLLGLPSSSSHALFGGLIGATLVGASAAAIDFGTVMSKVVLPALIAPLTAGLIAFTATKIAYAVTRRYDSKPDGRDGFRWGQIFTSSLVALAHGTNDAQKTMGVITLALITVGWQSAAHHEPQTWVIVACAFTIALGTYMGGWRIIRTLGKGLTDVKPAQGFSAEASTASTILASSALGFALSTTQVASGSVIGSGLGRRGSKVRWRTAGRIMIGWLLTLPAAGAVGALAALLVVWFGQLVGVLIGAALAVIVVLAIFIRSRRNQVTAGNAMADVAESGRAVKVKRNPPPTRRQRAILREEARVRAEAEAKAKAEAKAKSKAAARAAKTQQKAVKDTTRTGKDADR
- a CDS encoding S9 family peptidase, whose product is MTSPDLTAPVAPTRPFTRSHHGDDVADHYEWLRAKDDEVVIAHLKDENAYTHSRTAHLAGLREDIFQEMKQRTLETDLSVPTRRGNWWYYSRTVEGSQYGIHCRAPLADPDDWTPPELTADTEIDGEQVMLDGNVEAEGHEFFSLGSFDTSTDGTRLLYGVDLAGDERYTLRIRDLSTGTDLADVVPNTSAGASFSPDGRFVVYTTMDDAWRPDTVWLHEVGTDAAADQQLFHEPDERYWVGAGFTRSDKYLMIGVGSSITSEEFLVPADDLRAQPRSVWPRREGVEYESTHAVVDGEDVLYILHNDGALDFELVRVAASTPDGEREIVLPHLPGRRLLDMSAFRDWGTVAYRRDGIVRMGLLDYGTGAVRELDFDEPLYTVGASGNPEWAPPMIRLGYGSFVTPGTVYDYVVDTAELLLRKRQPVLGGFDPADYGQERVWAVTEDGVRVPVSLVWKRSFGAPGDGPRPVHLYGYGSYEHSIDPGFSIARLSLLDRGVVFAVAHVRGGGEMGRQWYEDGKLQSKRNTFTDFVAVARHLVDAGYTTPDRMVAEGGSAGGLLMGAVANLAPELFAGILADVPFVDALTTILDPSLPLTVIEWDEWGDPLHDAGVYEYMKSYTPYENVRAGVQYPRILAVTSLNDTRVLYVEPAKWVARLREVGADALLKCEMVAGHGGVSGRYNAWHQRAFELAWLLDVLGLAA
- a CDS encoding DUF559 domain-containing protein, whose protein sequence is MRTIEEMRTWLAARGGVAHTQPLRAAGFTTHGIRSALAAGAVRWVRRSWLATPDADPELRRAAQAGGRVTCLTGAQRLNLWTPSHEHLHLALPPTASGIDSAGLRLHWSRGPMPVGASEVADPVINVLFHAARCVAVIDALSVWESAIRQGRVSAQVLERVAWRSTRARMLAKVASDLSDSGLETRFAHLMRSIGVSVRQQVWIDGHPVDALVGETLVVQLDGFAHHQAADRRRDLRADARLVLLGYTVLRFDYYQVLFCADEVLTTVATAMAQGLHLAPARR
- a CDS encoding 6-phosphofructokinase, encoding MKIGILTSGGDCPGLNAVIRGVVLKGTTTYNIEFVGIRDGWRGVVDGDFFPLTRHEVKGLSKVGGTILGTSRTNPYEGPRGGAENIAKTLYGHRIDGIIAIGGEGTLAAANRLYNDGINVMGVPKTIDNDLRATDYSFGFDTAVNIATDAMDRLRTTGDSHQRCMIAEVMGRHVGWIALHSGVAAGAHVICIPEVPMSIDEIVAQVTKAHDRGRAPLVVVSEGFTLTGMDEAYSDKGLDAFNRPRLGGIGEVLAPEIERLTGIETRSTVLGHIQRGGSPSGFDRVLATRLGLHAADAIVDGAWGQMVSLKGTDIVRVPFDEALGELNTVPLYRYEEAAALFG